The DNA window GGCCTCTTAGACCTGCTGATGGATTCCCTCGTTGGCGAGGTAGATCGTCACCGGCAGCTCGGTTTGCTCGGCAGGCGGGTTGATATCAGGCAGAGCGCCGAAACGGCGGCCGAGAAAGTCGATATCGGGCGCAGGGTCGTGAATGGAACCCCGTACGTCGGGATTGAGGAGGTTGCTGACCGACCCCTCGTGGGCGTCGTTCTGGAACAGGCGTTCGTCGGCTGGAAAGAGCGGGGGCGGCTGTTCCGACTCGGGGATGTCGGCCGCCCGAATCCAGCCGATGACGGACATCTCCTTTCCCACACCGGTGACCGGCTGGAAGGTGGCAGGGGCGACGAACCAGCTGTGCCGCACCACCTCGTCAAAGAACCGCTCGGAGGTGACCAGGGCCAGCTCGCCCGGCGAGTTGTCAAGTCTTTCTCGCAGAGGCGGGGTGTCCAAGAGCCGGAACACCAGGTCGATCGACTCCCCGGCGGCGCCGTTCTCGGCGAAGGCGACCTCGCCGATATTCAGCGCCAGCCGTAGCCGGAACTGCTCCCCGGTGCGATGGCTGGCGTTGTGGCGACATAATGCGGCGGCGAGGAGGTCCGGCAGGACCTCCACGAACGTAGCCGGAGACGTCTCGGGAGGAGCGATGAGAAGTGCCCCGTCGCCGCGACCCTCGTGGTAGCTGTGCTCCCAGGACATTCCTGCGGCTGCCCAGCCCCGCCGCAAGACCTCGTAAAAGCCTTGCCGCAAGGCGATGTGGTCGCGACGCTTCGGGGCTGGAGCGCCGAAGCCGATGCGGTCCACCATGAGGATGGTGCGGGCCCGTGTCTCGGGTTGTGGGGACCCCCATCTCGGCCTCCCTGCCGAGACAGACTGGCAGTGGCCAGCCCGTCTGCGCTTCGTGTCCTCATTCCCCGCCCGTGACAACCATGCTGCGCGCGGTGGCCGCCACGGTGCTGATTCCGCCAAGCCACCTACGGCAGGGCGCCGTGGCTCCCCGCGTCCCAACTTCGGGATCAGCAGCACCAGGCCCGAAGGGCACCTACGGACCAACTCCGCCAGCAACCCCAGCACCGACCGCGGAGCCCATAACGCGATCGCGTGGTGGCCCTGGGCGCGTGCACTCAACCAGGAGCGTGCCCACCTTGGTCAGGTCCGGTACGGGCAGAACTCGTGCGTGCACGTCGGTGTAGCCGTGACAGGTCAGCAGGTCGGCCCCTTGGTCGGGTTCATAGCTCCAGCGGGTCATCGCGACCTGGGGGCCGGTGTAGCCGGCGACCCACATTCCGAGAACGCCGGTGGTGGTGTCGGGAATGTGAGCAGCGTGGGAAAACACCAACCGGCCGCCGGGGGTGAGCCGGTCCAGCACGGCCGGGAGCAGGATGGTGGGGTCGGTGAACCACACGGCGCCCCAGATCGAGTAGATCGCGTCCCATCGCTGGTCGGCGGTGGTGAGGAAGTCGAGCACGTCCCCCTGGTTGACGTGTGCGTTGGGCAGGTGCCCCAGCGAGTGTGTGAACGGCCTCGACCTGGACCAGGGAAAGGTCCGCCCCGGTGGCGTCGACGCCGTTGGTGACACAGACCGGATTCAGTTTCACCGAGCCGGGTGCCAGGTCTCTGAGCCGAGGCGTCATCTAGCGCGAGTCGATATTGTCCGTTCTCGTTCAACCTGGGCCAAATTCTCAACCGACCTGGGCCAGGTAGGTCCCAGCTGGATTTTCTGTCGTTAGCCGGTCGCGGGCTTCTTGTCCTGCGGGGGATTGCGCTTGAGCCACTTGGCGGCATCGGCGTCGCCCAGACGTGCGGCTAACTCGTACCACTCCCGGGCGCCGACCCGATCTCCGGTCTCTTCGCACACCTCGCCAGCGATGAAGGCCGCATCGGAGTCTCCCTGCTTCGCCGCGGTCCCCAGAACCTTCAGTGCCTTGTTCGAACGTTTAGTTCGTGCGAGCAGGAGCCCGAGGTTGCAGGCTGCTTCGGCGTCACCGGTCTCGGCCACCCACCGATACCAGTATTCGGCTTGGTCGTCCAGGGCAAGCCGCTCCAACGCGAGCGCAAGGTTGAACGCGTCGATCAGGTCACCATCCTCCGCGCCGGGCCGGAGGCGGTGCACCTGCCACCGGCTGATCAGCCGAAGCTTCCGCCAACTCCATCGCAACGACCCGCTCATGCCCCGATTGTCCACGTCGGCCTTTCGCTTCCTGCGGGCTGGTGGTGGCCATACGCGGCGCAAATCGATTGAGAATCTGGCCCAGGTTGAACAAGAAGGGACAGGTGTCACCTTCGTTGAGCCAGGACAACCCCTGTCCTGTCTCAGCAATTCTGGCACCGGCGCACCTCTCTGAACTGGGCGGAGTCAGGTTCATTGAGATCGGCGCTCCTGCTTCGTCTCAGTGAATGTGGTCCCTACGGAA is part of the Amycolatopsis sp. CA-230715 genome and encodes:
- a CDS encoding tetratricopeptide repeat protein, yielding MSGSLRWSWRKLRLISRWQVHRLRPGAEDGDLIDAFNLALALERLALDDQAEYWYRWVAETGDAEAACNLGLLLARTKRSNKALKVLGTAAKQGDSDAAFIAGEVCEETGDRVGAREWYELAARLGDADAAKWLKRNPPQDKKPATG